The Triticum aestivum cultivar Chinese Spring chromosome 7B, IWGSC CS RefSeq v2.1, whole genome shotgun sequence genome window below encodes:
- the LOC123160369 gene encoding uncharacterized protein isoform X2, with product MDDGPSWSLSSQVSSATSSRPVDGGPAAPARKRKPGTWRRLPRTLPLEVEVRMKLGSITHEELRRQHLARADELEKMDDSGCDTEEAKIAFKAFKEEHVRWYRKLAEGWPENIVINYNPKPSDTEKEYLTAEDMEARFAHRDPTKLHLEQLKHFANLALAHYNARKTEHKFDISQALTSNCFSEACGTTYAHVNFTAKPQKSDDPTKRLFFAELMLIPKLQLQEDAEPMRVLHVSIIDDAPCFGGCHQIYRNINHRMRGPMDYERCHACHDILKHPKGHMFIGGHDSTRMPYFSAT from the exons ATGGATGACGGCCCCAGCTGGTCGCTGTCGTCGCAAGTGTCTTCCGCGACGTCCTCACGACCCGTGgacggcgggccggcggcgccggcgaggaagaggaAGCCGGGGACGTGGAGGAGGCTCCCGCGCACCCTGCCGCTGGAAGTGGAGGTCAGGATGAAGCTGGGTTCCATAACGCATGAGGAGCTGAGGCGGCAGCACCTGGCGCGCGCCGACGAGCTGGAGAAGATGGACGACAGCGGGTGCGACACCGAGGAGGCCAAGATCGCCTTCAAGGCGTTCAAGGAGGAGCATGTTCGCTGGTACCGCAAGCTCGCCGAGGGCTGGCCGGAGAATATAGTCATCAACTACAACCCCAAGCCCAGCGACACAGA GAAAGAGTACCTAACCGCTGAGGACATGGAAGCACGCTTCGCTCATCGTGACCCCACTAAGCTTCACCTAGAACAACTTAAACACTTTGCTAACCTTGCCTTGGCGCATTACAATGCCAGAAAGACCGAG CACAAATTTGACATTTCTCAAGCCTTGACGTCCAACTGCTTTTCCGAGGCATGTGGGACAACATATGCCCATGTTAACTTCACCGCCAAACCCCAGAAGAGTGATGACCCTACAAAGAGGCTCTTCTTCGCTGAGCTCATGCTCATTCCAAAGCTCCAGCTGCAGGAAGATGCCGAGCCTATGCGTGTGCTGCATGTCTCGATTATCGACGATGCTCCTTGTTTCG GCGGTTGCCATCAGATATATCGGAATATCAACCATAGGATGAGGGGCCCCATGGATTATGAGCGTTGTCATGCGTGCCACGACATTCTGAAACATCCAAAAGGACATATGTTCATCGGAGGGCATGATAGCACGAGGATGCCCTACTTCTCTGCAACATAG
- the LOC123160369 gene encoding uncharacterized protein isoform X1 — MDDGPSWSLSSQVSSATSSRPVDGGPAAPARKRKPGTWRRLPRTLPLEVEVRMKLGSITHEELRRQHLARADELEKMDDSGCDTEEAKIAFKAFKEEHVRWYRKLAEGWPENIVINYNPKPSDTEYCMCDVRVQIGFWGTQRKEYLTAEDMEARFAHRDPTKLHLEQLKHFANLALAHYNARKTEHKFDISQALTSNCFSEACGTTYAHVNFTAKPQKSDDPTKRLFFAELMLIPKLQLQEDAEPMRVLHVSIIDDAPCFGGCHQIYRNINHRMRGPMDYERCHACHDILKHPKGHMFIGGHDSTRMPYFSAT; from the exons ATGGATGACGGCCCCAGCTGGTCGCTGTCGTCGCAAGTGTCTTCCGCGACGTCCTCACGACCCGTGgacggcgggccggcggcgccggcgaggaagaggaAGCCGGGGACGTGGAGGAGGCTCCCGCGCACCCTGCCGCTGGAAGTGGAGGTCAGGATGAAGCTGGGTTCCATAACGCATGAGGAGCTGAGGCGGCAGCACCTGGCGCGCGCCGACGAGCTGGAGAAGATGGACGACAGCGGGTGCGACACCGAGGAGGCCAAGATCGCCTTCAAGGCGTTCAAGGAGGAGCATGTTCGCTGGTACCGCAAGCTCGCCGAGGGCTGGCCGGAGAATATAGTCATCAACTACAACCCCAAGCCCAGCGACACAGA ATACTGTATGTGTGATGTTAGAGTCCAAATTGGGTTTTGGGGAACTCAAAG GAAAGAGTACCTAACCGCTGAGGACATGGAAGCACGCTTCGCTCATCGTGACCCCACTAAGCTTCACCTAGAACAACTTAAACACTTTGCTAACCTTGCCTTGGCGCATTACAATGCCAGAAAGACCGAG CACAAATTTGACATTTCTCAAGCCTTGACGTCCAACTGCTTTTCCGAGGCATGTGGGACAACATATGCCCATGTTAACTTCACCGCCAAACCCCAGAAGAGTGATGACCCTACAAAGAGGCTCTTCTTCGCTGAGCTCATGCTCATTCCAAAGCTCCAGCTGCAGGAAGATGCCGAGCCTATGCGTGTGCTGCATGTCTCGATTATCGACGATGCTCCTTGTTTCG GCGGTTGCCATCAGATATATCGGAATATCAACCATAGGATGAGGGGCCCCATGGATTATGAGCGTTGTCATGCGTGCCACGACATTCTGAAACATCCAAAAGGACATATGTTCATCGGAGGGCATGATAGCACGAGGATGCCCTACTTCTCTGCAACATAG